Proteins co-encoded in one Sylvia atricapilla isolate bSylAtr1 unplaced genomic scaffold, bSylAtr1.pri scaffold_72_arrow_ctg1, whole genome shotgun sequence genomic window:
- the LOC136375012 gene encoding olfactory receptor 14J1-like → MSNSSSISHFLLLALADRRQLQLLHFCLFLGISLAALLGNSLVIAAVACGHHLHSPMFFFLLNLALSDLGCICTTVPKAMHNSLWDTRNISYAGCAAQLFFFVFFIGSEFSLLTIMCYDRYVSICKPLHYGTLLGSRACAHMAAAAWASAFLNALMLMANTFSLPLCHGNALGQFFCEIPQILKLSCSHSKLRKLGLLALSACLALGYFVFIVFSYVHIFRVVLRIPSEQGRQKSFSTCLLHLAVVSLFISTAVFAQLKPPSISSPSLDLALSVLYSVVPPALNPLIYSLRNQELKAAVWTLMTECI, encoded by the coding sequence atgtccaacagcagctccatcagccacttcctcctgctggcactggcagacaggcggcagctgcagctcctgcacttctgcctcttcctgggcatctccctggctgccctcctgggaaACAGCCTCGTCATCGCTGCCGTCGCCTGCggccaccacctgcacagccccatgttcttcttcctgctcaaccTGGCCCTCAGCGACCTGGGCTGCATCtgcaccactgtccccaaagccatgcacaattccctctgggacaccaggaaCATCTCCtatgcaggatgtgctgctcagctctttttctttgtgttcttcATTGGATCAGAGTTTTCTCTCCTGACCATCATGTGCTACGACCGCTACGTGTCCATCTGCAAACCCCTGCACTACgggaccctcctgggcagcagagcttgtgcccacatggcagcagctgcctgggccagtgccTTTCTCAATGCTCTCATGCTCATGGCCAATACATTTTCCCTGCCTCTGTGCCATGGCAATGCCTTGGGccagttcttctgtgaaatcCCCCAGATCCTCAAGCTCTCCTGCTCACACTCCAAACTTAGGAAGCTTGGGCTTCTTGCTCTTAGTGCCTGTTTAGCACTTGGATattttgtgttcattgttttctcctatgTGCACATCTTCAGGGTTGTGCTGAGGATCCCGTCTGAGCAGGGACGGCAAAAAtccttttccacctgcctccTTCACCTTGCTGTGGTCTCTCTGTTCAtcagcactgcagtgtttgctcagCTGAAGCCTCCGtccatctcctccccatccctggatctgGCCCTGTCAGTTCTATACTCGgtggtgcctccagccctgaaccCCCTCATCTACAGCCTGAGGAACCAGGAGCTCAAGGCTGCAGTGTGGACACTGATGACTGAATGTATTTAG